The proteins below are encoded in one region of Ascochyta rabiei chromosome 9, complete sequence:
- a CDS encoding Rhamnogalacturonan endolyase — translation MRFEIALVLLACLQFVSAHLTANETSAYLQLKNDRLFVSVNKTTGGIDTLVLDGQDLLGSAAYIPYSPGGSSGNGRYGVGPYLDCYCIPASGPSSTGSGSYTPGSLDPTYQLFHGVDTHNVSYGGVVMSEVYPPTGQLLQQYWFLRDGETGLHTFSRIAYHNSTTPFLRNLQEFRTLFRPSTELWTDLVTDNELASPMPIPNPASGNLTNSTTVQDATWYIGNRTADPYAEEFADYFTKYTFAAEWRDQTVHGLFGDGSQSKDNATFGAWLVMNTKDTYYGGPTHSDLVVDGILYNYMVSNHHGAGTPNITDGFDRTFGPQYYHFNKGPAGSSWRTLRDEAVQYASPSWNADFYDSIADHIPNYVPTVQRGAWKAKVKLPKGAKRAIAVLAQNGVDYQDNVIDPLAYQYWADIGSDGKVGIERVKAGTYRLTVYADGIFGELVKDNVVVKAKKTTDAGTLKWEAESAGTELWRIGTPDKAGGEWRHGHVPAKTPLHPPEYRIYWGAYDYLSDFPNGVNYHVGRSDTYKDFNYVHWSVFGGYANTQRPQQTAGHGEINNWTITFDVDEHKLAHKKNATFTIQLAGAKTAAGNSDTFNATQPWNNIPFVVVVNGHELEPWIIPYNQSSSCATRSAIACYTLSHKFLFPTSYLASNGTNEIVLSLPYNATDYESAVLPRSIYVQYDALRLEVK, via the exons ATGCGCTTCGAAATTGCGCTGGTTCTGCTTGCTTGTTTGCAGTTTGTTTCTGCGCATCTCACCGCCAACGAGACTTCAGCGTACCTCCAACTCAAGAATGACCGGTTGTTTGTTTCTGTGAACAAGACCACTGGCGGCATCGACACACTTGTGCTCGATGGACAAGACTTGCTTGGATCAGCAGCCTATATTCCATACTCCCCCGGAGGCTCCTCAGGCAACGGGCGGTACGGTGTTGGCCCGTATCTCGATTGCTATTGCATCCCAGCAAGCGGTCCTTCAAGTACTGGATCAGGCTCGTACACACCTGGTTCCCTTGACCCAACGTATCAACTCTTTCACGGTGTGGACACTCACAATGTTTCCTACGGTGGTGTCGTGATGAGCGAGGTGTATCCACCAACCGGCCAGCTACTGCAGCAGTATTGGTTCCTCCGCGATGGGGAGACTGGCTTGCACACCTTTAGTCGAATTGCGTACCACAATTCTACTACACCGTTTCTGCGCAATCTACAGGAGTTCCGGACGCTTTTTCGACCCAGTACAGAACTCTGGACCGACTTGGTTACCGACAATGAGCTTGCCTCGCCCATGCCGATCCCCAATCCCGCCTCTGGCAACTTGACCAACTCGACGACTGTCCAGGACGCAACGTGGTACATCGGCAACCGCACAGCTGACCCGTACGCGGAGGAGTTTGCAGACTACTTCACCAAATACACATTTGCGGCAGAGTGGCGCGATCAGACCGTGCATGGCTTGTTCGGAGATGGTTCGCAGAGTAAGGACAACGCCACATTTGGCGCCTGGCTGGTTATGAATACGAAAGATACCTACTATGGTGGGCCCACACACTCGGATCTCGTGGTTGACGGGATCCTCTACAATTACATGGTCTCGAATCACCACGGCGCAGGCACGCCCAACATCACCGACGGATTTGACCGGACGTTTGGACCTCAGTACTATCACTTCAACAAGGGACCCGCTGGAAGCTCGTGGAGAACACTGCGTGACGAAGCCGTCCAGTATGCTTCCCCGTCTTGGAATGCCGACTTCTATGACAGTATTGCGGACCACATACCGAACTACGTCCCCACTGTACAAAGAGGAGCGTGGAAGGCCAAGGTCAAACTACCCAAGGGTGCCAAGAGAGCTATCGCAGTGCTTGCACAGAACGGTGTAGACTACCAGGACAACGTGATTGATCCACTTGCTTACCAATACTGGGCCGACATTGGCAGTGATGGCAAAGTGGGGATCGAACGTGTGAAAGCGGGCACTTACCGGTTGACCGTGTATGCAGATGGCATCTTTGGTGAGCTGGTCAAGGATAACGTAGTCGTCAAAGCCAAGAAGACGACAGATGCTGGCACACTGAAATGGGAAGCCGAGTCTGCAGGAACCGAGCTCTGGCGCATCGGTACCCCAGACAAAGCGGGTGGAGAATGGCGACATGGCCATGTGCCAGCTAAAACCCCACTCCACCCTCCGGAATACCGTATCTACTGGGGCGCGTATGACTATCTCTCCGACTTCCCCAATGGCGTCAACTACCACGTCGGTAGGAGCGATACGTACAAGGATTTCAATTACGTCCACTGGTCTGTTTTTGGAGGATATGCAAATACTCAAAGACCGCAACAAACGGCCGGCCACGGCGAAATCAACAACTGGACAATCACATTCGATGTAGATGAGCATAAACTAGCGCACAAGAAGAACGCAACCTTCACGATCCAGCTAGCCGGGGCCAAAACAGCCGCTGGAAACAGCGACACATTCAACGCCACGCAGCCGTGGAACAACATCCctttcgtcgtcgtcgtgaACGGACACGAACTAGAGCCGTGGATCATCCC GTACAACCAATCCTCCTCCTGTGCAACTCGAAGTGCCATTGCTTGCTACACGCTGAGCCACAAGTTCTTGTTCCCGACAAGCTATCTGGCCAGCAACGGAACTAATGAGATTGTGTTGAGCCTGCCGTACAACGCTACGGACTACGAGAGTGCGGTGCTGCCGAGGAGTATATACGTGCAGTACGATGCGCTTAGGTTGGAGGTTAAGTAG